A stretch of DNA from Oreochromis aureus strain Israel breed Guangdong linkage group 10, ZZ_aureus, whole genome shotgun sequence:
TCAGAGCTGATAATGATGTGTTGTGCAAGATTTATACTTGAGGGAAGTATTCAAACACATTTACTCCTTTAGGCATATACATGCAACTCAGGAATTTGAATCAAACGCTTACTCAGCTCTTACTCTTACTCAGCCGTCTGATCCTCGGTCCTGCCCAGTGAGGTCAATCAGCTTTCGGTTATGGGTCACTGGGTGGATTCTTAAACTGTGCACAAGTATTTCTGAAGTCATCAATATGAAAGAGGACTGGAAATGAATCTCTTACTTCATTAAAAGGTATATCCCTGTAAGACTAATGTACCAGAGAAAACAAGAGGTAGAACTGACTTTTATTTCCAAGTATGTTCTGAGTAGTAAGCTGTCAATTATAGTGTTATTTATAAGAAGAGACAGTGAAGTTAGTGCAAACACATATATgtcaaacacactgaaaactgaggcTTTTTTCCACTGGTTTGTGTTTATTACTGTATGATTATTGGGAATACATGCTGGGACAAGACAAATTTCAAGCATTTGTTAAATATGACTTTgacatttaatattaattatgcatgtgtgcaaacatgcaAGATGATTTCCACTACCGCTTAGAAGTCATGCTTGGCTGGTCTTTGCCTTCCACCGTACCCGGCATTCACGATAGGCCAGCCTGGGTAAGTCTCTCTTTGGACCGTGCTGAAGTTGATCCTGTGAATCAGAATAATCAGAGCACGCAGACACAGAGGAGCTGCTCCCTACATGAAGGACACTGTGATGATGATAAACCTGTTCTCACCTGAACGCAGGGTTGATGCCAATGTTGTCAGGCTGCGGGAAAGCAGGTGTCCGCCTCCTGTGGCAGGAGGATGGGGGAGGGAAGTCTTTCTGATACTGAGACTGCATCTGGGCTGTTTCCTGTTCgttttttgctgctgctgacGTGTGATCACGGTTGCCTTCTTGCTCATTCCCTCTCACTTCTCTGTCCTCGCGTCtgtttcctcttcctgtttttcttgaGGATGCGGGAGGAGAATGGTGAGATTCCTGTTGTGTGTTACGGCCTGCTGAAGGGTAATCAGAACTTTGCTAAAGGCAGAATTTCATCAACAGTAATCACACTTTCCATAAATAAACTTTCTTACTTTCTTAATCATACTACATATATTACACTatttgcttttttcattttaatcttGAGAGAATGATACTTTATACATCGATGAGATGAAATGGTTCTTAAAATGTCAtaaatctttgatttttttaaattttgaccTGTCAAACTTTGCCATTCTTCTTAGTTTACTGGCAATATTTAACAATATCAATGTATTTAGTGAAATTCAACTTTTTCTTCTTGATAAATAATTCCAAATCTCTATAGTGATATTCTTTTT
This window harbors:
- the si:dkeyp-69c1.9 gene encoding uncharacterized protein si:dkeyp-69c1.9 isoform X2, with amino-acid sequence MPVIQKPAAKMFFENANLQQQGRHHEFFLRSRPYRGEPPTVAGFLLYPDTPAKMETTSREAFCFRPIPDQDPGKAGRNTQQESHHSPPASSRKTGRGNRREDREVRGNEQEGNRDHTSAAAKNEQETAQMQSQYQKDFPPPSSCHRRRTPAFPQPDNIGINPAFRINFSTVQRETYPGWPIVNAGYGGRQRPAKHDF